In the Malania oleifera isolate guangnan ecotype guangnan chromosome 1, ASM2987363v1, whole genome shotgun sequence genome, one interval contains:
- the LOC131155806 gene encoding L-ascorbate peroxidase 3-like: MAAPVVNAEYRKEIERARRDLRALISSKGCAPIMLRLAWHDAGTYDAKTKRGGPNGSIRNRDEYEHGANKGLKIAIDYCEEVKAKHPQITYADLYQLGGVVAVEVTGGPTIDFVPGRKDSMDSPKEGLLPDAKKDASHLRDVFYRMGLSNKDIVALSGAHTLGRAHLERSGFHGPWTKEPLKFDNSYFVELLKGNREGLLQLPTDKALIQDPDFYHYVVQYVKDEEAFFTDYAMSHKKLSELGFTPPFRYMVGIKNWTLLAQGAVGVAVAAAVIMFLS; the protein is encoded by the exons ATGGCTGCTCCGGTGGTGAATGCAGAGTATCGGAAGGAAATCGAGAGGGCCCGTCGAGACCTTCGCGCTCTCATCTCCAGCAAGGGATGCGCGCCCATCATGCTTCGACTGGC GTGGCATGATGCAGGTACCTACGATGCTAAAACAAAGAGAGGAGGCCCTAATGGCTCAATTCGGAATAGGGACGAATATGAGCATGGTGCAAATAAGGGTCTGAAAATTGCAATCGATTATTGTG AAGAAGTGAAGGCTAAACATCCACAAATTACATATGCCGACCTTTACCAG CTTGGTGGGGTTGTTGCAGTTGAGGTCACTGGAGGCCCCACTATTGATTTTGTTCCTGGTAGAAAG GATTCAATGGATTCTCCAAAAGAAGGGCTCCTTCCAGATGCTAAGAAAG ATGCTTCACATTTAAGGGACGTATTTTATCGGATGGGTCTGTCAAACAAGGACATTGTGGCACTCTCTGGGGCTCATACGCTG GGAAGGGCACATCTGGAAAGATCGGGCTTTCATGGCCCTTGGACAAAGGAACCTTTGAAGTTTGACAACTCATATTTTGT GGAGCTTCTGAAAGGAAATAGGGAGGGACTGCTACAACTTCCCACAGACAAGGCCCTTATACAGGACCCTGATTTCTATCACTATGTTGTGCAATATGTAAAG GATGAAGAGGCGTTCTTCACCGACTATGCAATGTCACACAAGAAACTTTCAGAGCTAGGGTTTACTCCTCCTTTCAGGTACATGGTTGGCATAAAGAACTGGACACTATTGGCTCAAGGTGCTGTGGGAGTTGCTGTTGCTGCGGCGGTGATCATGTTTCTTTCGTAA